A portion of the Vulpes vulpes isolate BD-2025 chromosome 5, VulVul3, whole genome shotgun sequence genome contains these proteins:
- the FGF3 gene encoding fibroblast growth factor 3: MGLIWLLLLSLLEPGCPAAGPGARLRRDAGGRGGVYEHLGGAPRRRKLYCATKYHLQLHPSGRVNGSLENSAYSILEMTAVEVGIVAIKGLFSGRYLAMNKRGRLYASESYNAECEFVERIHELGYNTYASRLYRTVPSGPGAQRQPSAERLWYVSVNGKGRPRRGFKTRRTQKSSLFLPRVLDPKDHEMVRLLQSGAGLRGGLPGPPGKGTRPRRRRQRKQSRGGHV; encoded by the exons ATGGGCCTGATCTGGCTCCTGCTGCTCAGCCTGCTGGAGCCCGGCTGCCCGGCCGCGGGTCCCGGGGCGCGACTGCGGCGCGATgcgggcggccgcggcggcgtCTACGAGCACCTCGGCGGGGCGCCCCGGCGCCGCAAGCTCTACTGCGCCACCAAGTACCACCTCCAGCTGCACCCGAGCGGCCGCGTCAACGGCAGCCTGGAAAACAGCGCCTACA GTATCCTGGAGATGACGGCGGTGGAGGTGGGCATCGTGGCCATCAAGGGGCTCTTCTCCGGGCGGTACCTGGCCATGAACAAGAGGGGGCGGCTCTACGCTTCG GAGAGCTACAACGCCGAGTGTGAGTTCGTGGAGCGGATCCACGAGCTGGGCTACAACACGTACGCCTCGCGGCTGTACCGCACGGTGCCCAGCGGCCCGGGGGCCCAGCGCCAGCCCAGCGCCGAGAGACTGTGGTATGTGTCCGTCAATGGCAAGGGCCGGCCCCGCAGGGGCTTCAAGACGCGCCGCACCCAGAAGTCCTCCCTGTTCCTGCCGCGCGTGCTGGACCCCAAGGACCACGAGATGGTGCGGCTGCTGCAGAGCGGGGCCGGGCTCCGCGGCGGCTTGCCCGGGCCCCCCGGCAAGGGCACccggccccggcggcggcggcagagGAAGCAGAGCCGAGGAGGCCACGTGTAG